DNA sequence from the Antennarius striatus isolate MH-2024 chromosome 3, ASM4005453v1, whole genome shotgun sequence genome:
cctcccagccactgccgaggtgcccttgagcaaggcgtgcccctacaagatgctcattggggcgcgaccctcgtgcgcgacccgtcactctgcctccttgtacctctgtatgtcctctctctatactaactgcatgcctacaggcccctagtctgtgctgtgtaattaacacatactgtatatgtacatgagaagtgtgatgtgtaaaaagaatttccccatgagggacaattaaaagtaatgattattattcttattattattaaatgaatACAAGCATATACTTGTACCTATTGTTCTGTTAATaatcatttacatattttattaatgcATTTCCATCCTTTTAGTGGTCTGATTTATATTTTCAGTGGTGTGCCTGAAAGCTGCTAACAATATATCGTGTGAAACAGCGGTGTCAGATTTGCTATTTGACTCATCCTTAAACTTATTCATATTCACATTTCACAGCAGGCCAAACTATTACTGCAGGAGTCATAAAGATTTATGGAAGTGGTTGAATCTCATAATGTTCGATAGTTGTGATGTAATGTGATGTGGCTGAGGATCTCTGACCTGCTCTGCTTGTTGGTAAAGGGTCATTCTTCTGGACCAACGAATAGAAGGTaacagtgatgaagatgaaggctaGAGACACACCCACTCCCACCACAATGGGGATATCATGTTTCTCCAATACAGGCAGCCATGATGGAGATTGCTGCGTTACTCTGGATTTTGGACAAAAAATGGTAATATCTTGGCAAATATTATAATGTTCATTGTTCATTCCATTATGATTTATTTCACCTACCTTGGATCATTGCTGGTCATAGGTGATTGGGATGTATTCCTCTTCAGAAAGTCTATAAGTTCTGTGTCATTGGCTGATTTAGCTGATTTAACTGAATCACCTTGATTACTGAAGTTTAGTTGTACCTGATCAGACATGTTGACTAGATGGATACCAGGGATCTCAGGGTCCAATGAAGCAGAAGAATCAGAAGTCTGATCGGGAGGATGGACAGCTGAGATTGAAGGCTGGGTTCTGAGATGGTCTCTATGGTGGAATGGAAAACTATCTGTGTGTGGTGGAGGAGTTTGTGAGTTCAGCAATGGGTACTGTGTCATTGAGCGAGGCTGTATTTCAGTTAAGATAGACATTGATGTAGTTGGTTTGGGCAATGCAGGCAAATACTGCCTGTTTTTTTGGGATAGAAGCACTTGAAATGTTTGTGACAGAGTTGTTGAAGATTGTGTAATCCAGGGCAGAGGTTTATCCAGGTTCTTCACTTTGGTTTGATGAATGAGGGCTGAAGATGACTTTGTAAACAACTGGCTAGATGGAGTCTGGTGAAATTCAACTTGTGGGGGAAAAGACTGTGCAGCTGAGTAGGTTGTCTTTGATTGAGTAAGGACACTCTCTGTTGGAGTGAGTGGATATGAATCCAAATTAAGAAAGGCAAAGGGTCTACTCACTGGAAGCGTTGACAGTGGCTGAGACATGTACCAGTCTGTAATGAACTGTGCAACTTCACTGGCTGAAGGCCAAGCATGGATGTTGATTTGGTGGTCAAATTTAGCTTGAGAAGAAGTCAATGTCAAAGGAGTTTGACGTTCAGAGGCTAGATTTAGAGCAGTTGCACTCACTTCACTGACTGCTGATAGCAGGGGTTCACCACTAGAAATTGAAAGAGGATCAGTGGTTACTGGTATTTGTGTGTAGAGCTGTGTTGAGAGAGGTTGGAATGTCGGAGGTTGCATCTGTGTCATGAATGGCTGGGGTGAGACGGTCATTGGCTGATACAGATTGTGTTGTAAAAGTTGGCCAAGTGACCTTTGTGGAATCTCCAGCTCAGCCACTGCCCCCTGGTAATATGTAGAATATGTGGTTGCTCTCATTGTTGTGGTGCCACAGTGAAATAAAGAGCCTagaaatagtaaaataaatgattaatttaatacaaaagtttgttttctcacaGTTTTCTCAAGTGACTTAATTCTGATTGTTATGCTTAGTGTTTTGGTAATGTTTTAAGAAagtaaatactgtactgtattacaaATATCATAGAAACAATGGTCAGAAGTATGAAAATATGAGTCTTAAGTCCATACATGTGGTCTTATCATGCTGTTGATGAACTTGTAGAACTGGTGTCCTCTTACGATGTTGCCTAGGCACGTCAGTGAACTGGGAAATTGTTGGTGCTTTGCTAGTGATGCGTCCCtagaaaatatgaaagtgaAGAATC
Encoded proteins:
- the LOC137592324 gene encoding uncharacterized protein translates to MSQPLSTLPVSRPFAFLNLDSYPLTPTESVLTQSKTTYSAAQSFPPQVEFHQTPSSQLFTKSSSALIHQTKVKNLDKPLPWITQSSTTLSQTFQVLLSQKNRQYLPALPKPTTSMSILTEIQPRSMTQYPLLNSQTPPPHTDSFPFHHRDHLRTQPSISAVHPPDQTSDSSASLDPEIPGIHLVNMSDQVQLNFSNQGDSVKSAKSANDTELIDFLKRNTSQSPMTSNDPRVTQQSPSWLPVLEKHDIPIVVGVGVSLAFIFITVTFYSLVQKNDPLPTSRAAQRNVGVPMRHTERRVAGRTYENRAFEDDECVAVIEQNPNTSDTRAQPPGPSLVTVQIEPTFEDFQEDTQPGPESQALTVETYPEPILDTKIDLAEDEMSSLSQPSIQLQCADDWTSNRGDNHSPCQDALPPPSSLPTRSPSPSPPLRQMEGLHSSLTVQNTEMCAAPIHHSLSISPGNPPLFLSHHVSLGPTTVAVDVHLYPTATATVAVGTNTQLNSVSNSNSMTAPLFTSSLVNSQDNEQLGFRSRQSK